In Hymenobacter volaticus, the genomic window GGCTCCGACAAGTAAGAGCAGTTAAGTTGTAGAAAAGTCCGGGCGGGGCAGTTGTCTTTATCAACCGATAAAAGCAACTATCCCGCCCGTACTTTTTCTGCTAGTAGGGGCGAGGCAATAGGGCGATACAGGCTGCAGGCTATCCTTTTTACCTCATCCGCGTACATTCCCCAACTTTCTCCCTCACTTAATTTCTCTCTACGCTCATGGGGTTCATTCTCAAGTTTCTGCTTACGGCAGTTATCACTTATCTGCTGGCTGCGTTTCTGCCCGGCTCCCACATTGGGGGCTTCACTGATGCTCTGCTACTGGTTATCGTGCTAGGCATATTGAATGCAGTGCTGAAGCCTATCCTGAAGCTGCTCGGGCTGCCCATCACGATTCTGACGCTTGGATTGTTTCTGTTGGTTATCAACGCGGCCATTGTCATGATTGCCGATGCGCTATTGTCTGGTTTTGCAGTGGATGGATTCATTTCCGCGCTTCTTTTCAGCGTGGTGCTTTCTGTTGTAACGGCTGTCGTGGATATGGTGGTTGACTAGCAACTACCACATAAAAAGCCCCGGATACGAAGTATCCGGGGCTTTTTATGTTATGTATAGCAGAGCTTATCTAAGCTGAAGCCGCAGCGCGTTGCCGACGTCGGTGTCGCCACGCCCGTAAGCCCCAGACTCCAAGAGCGCCGCCAAGTAGAAGCGGCCAGGCTGTTACCAAGGCTAACACAAGACCTGTGAGTAGCTCCCAACCATCATAGAAAGATTGAACAAGCCGGCTGCCAAACGAGATAACCGGCGCATCAGGAGCAGTTAAGGCAATTGGTTGGAAATAAGTTAGCGTGATTGTGGAATAGGCTACTTGGTCGTTCAGGGTTTTCAGCCGGCTTTCTGTTGCTTCAATATCACCGCGTACTTGTCCAATCTTTTCTTCTATTTCCAGGATATCGGATATCTTCTTTGCCTGACTCAACAATGCTACATACCGCTGTTCCAAAGCGCGTTTGGTACCTAATCGCGCCGATACATCCGCATGTTCAGCCGTTACATCGTCGGTACTTAGAGATTTGGATACTAAAGTGCCAAGTCCATTGAGGCTACCAAGCATAGCCTGAAAACGGCCCGGTATCACCCTGATTTTCATCTGGTGTTGCCGCTCCCCATCCTGCCGCGTCTCCGCCGCATCCGACACATACGCCCCATACGTGCGCGTGAGACTGTCCATACGGGCGTTGGCCCTGTCTAAGTCTTCCACTTTGACCCGTACCTCCGCGTGATAAATCAGCTTGCGTGTAGCGGCCGGGGCCGCCGTTACTTTCACCTGTGAAGGAATTTCCTGGAAACTTTCGTCGCTGACAATGGCTTGCGCTTCGACCTCCTCTGATTTTGATTCCATCATTGGTGGAACATCCATCAGGACGTTTTCCTTTAATAGCTTGTCCTCCGATAAGGCTTCTTGCTCTTTATTGCAAGAAACAAGCAATAGCAAACAAAACAGGGGAATCCAAACAGTTTTGCGCATGATGCATGAAGTTAAAAGTGAATCTTCTCTCGCTTGAACCTCCGCCACAAATCTTCAACGCTTCACTGCTCTTACTTGGTATTTGACTTTAATCATGCTCTCGAATTCTTGACTTATCTGAGTTTGCTGTAATTAGATTGCCAGCTATTTAAAGCTATTTGGGTGTGGCCTCATAGGCAATAAGTCAACAACTTATTCTGCAGCCAACCGCTAACTATTCATTGCTGCCCCCGTTTCACAGGAGTATACTGTCTCGACGAAACCAGCATGAGTTCAACTACCGATCATTCTTTACTGGTAACGGTACCAGCTGATGAAGCACCAACGGCCACCATCAACCGAATACTAGAGCAAGTGGGAAAATACTTAGATGCCGACCGTTGCTTTCTGTACGTCCGGGACCCAACTGTAGGCAAGGGCCGTATTGCCTTCTGCTGGCGCAAAAACGACGTAGTGCCCAATCCTATTCATGACTGGCAGGAAGACACAACCGACTTACCGCAAGAAGACCCGCTGTTTCGGGCTGCGCTGGCTGCTCGGCCGTCAGTATTTGTGGAGGATGTAGAAACTGCTACGCCCGATGTGCTCAACCGCGACTTCGAGCACAAGACTTTCGGCCACCGCTCCTTGATCCACGCCCACATCACCGAGGACAAGCAGTTGTGGGGCATTTTGCAGCCTTGCTTGTTTGGACAGCCGCGCCACTGGACGTTACAGGAACGAGCCGCCATTGAAGCTATTCTGCCAACTTTACTGCCAGTCATTAAAGCCTATATCAGCAGCGTAAACATTCCTGCAAAAGCAAAAAAATAGGTGCTGCGTTGCGGCAGCACCTATTTACAGGCTTAGAAAGAAAGGATTAATTATAAGCGACGAATTTGTGCGCCCAAGGCGTTCAAACGCTTATCGATGTGTTGGTAGCCACGGTCAATTTGCTCTACGTTTTCAATGACGCTCCGTCCGTCGGCCGAGAGGGCAGCAATCAAGAGGGCAACCCCCGCCCGAATATCCGGCGAAGTCATGGTGATGCCGTGCAACTGAGTGCGTTTGTTGAGGCCGATAACTGTAGCACGGTGCGGGTCACAAAGAATAATCTGAGCCCCCATGTCGATGAGCTTGTCTACAAAGAACAAGCGGCTCTCGAACATCTTTTGGTGAATAAGTACCGTGCCCTTCGCTTGGGCCGCTACGACCAACACAATGCTAAGCAGATCAGGCGTAAGGCCCGGCCAAGTATGGTCCGAGATGGTTAGAATGCTGCCGTCGAGGTAGGTGGAAATCTCATAACGGTCTTGAGCGGGGATGTAGATATCATCTCCGCGGAACTCCAACTGGATGCCCAATTTGCGGAAGGTATCCGGAATAACCCCTAACTCAGTAATCTGGCAGTCCTTAATGGTGATTTCAGAGCCTGTCATGGCCGCAAGACCAATGAACGAACCAATCTCAATCATGTCGGGCAGCATGCGGTGGTCAGTGCCGCCGAGGCTTTCCACGCCCTCAATTGTAAGTAGGTTAGAGCCGATGCCGTTGATGCGGGCACCCATCCGCACCAGCATTTTGCAGAGCTGTTGCACGTAGGGCTCACACGCAGCGTTATAAATGGTAGTCGTGCCCTCAGCCAGCACCGCCGCCATCACAATATTGGCCGTACCCGTCACGGAGGCTTCTTCCAGCAGCATGTAGGCGCCGCGCAGTTTGCCTTCCGAGTTGATTCGATAGAAATCGAGTCCTTCGAGGGTGAGTTTGCCCCCCAACTTTTCCAGGCCTACAAAGTGTGTATCCAGCGGCCGGCGGCCGATTTTGTCGCCGCCGGGCTTTGGTAATTGGCATTTGCCGAAACGAGCCAGCATGGGCCCCAAAATCATCACCGAGCCGCGCAATGCCCGACCTTGCGCCACGAACTCGGGCGTATCAAGGTAGTCAATGTGTACATCGTCGGCTTGAAAGCGGTAGGTATCCGTAGCGAGCTTACCCACTTTAACGCCCATATCGCGCAGCAACTCGATCAGCTTGTTGACGTCGCGGATGTCAGGAATATTGGAAATAGTGACGGGCTCCGAGGTAAGCAACACAGCGCAGAGGATCTGCAATGCCTCGTTTTTGGCGCCCTGAGGCACAATTTCTCCTTTAAGCGGATTTCCGCCAATTACTTCAAATGCGGCCATATAGTAGAAGTTAGGAGCTAGGAACTAGTAAAATGAAGAAGAAGTGGGTCGGTAAGCGCTGAGGTGCAAAAGTAGAAGGACCAGAATAACATAAATGCAATTCTTGCTTCAACTCCTGCCTTCTCTCGCTCAATGGCCACTTCTTACCTCTACTTCCTAGCTTCTAGCTCCTCCAGAAAATATTACTGAGGGGGTTGTTGGGGTTCCTGACGGCCTTTTTTGCCGCCGCGGCGCTGTTTATCGCGCCGATTGCCACCGCCGCCGCTATTGCCACGGCGTCCATCGCGCTCCTGGCGAGGTTGCGGCACAATAAAGGCAGCCCGACTCGAACCGCCCGCAGCTACGGGCGCCGAACCTCCTGCAAATTCAAACAGGCCCTGTGCTTCTACCTGCGCCGGATCCAAAGTCAACTGCCCGTTCGAAAGGTCTTTCAGGTGCTTTAGGATAGTGACATCCTTCGCATTTTCCTTGTTGTGCGAACGGTACAGAAACTTCATCGTCCGCCCAATAGTGATAGTCGCTTGCTCGCGCTCCGAAGGGTCTTCCAGCGTCAGGGCCTTTTCCACCATCAGCTCCACACTGCGGCCGTAAGCTTTCAGCTTCGGGCTCAGCTTCGGATAGGGTACCGGCTTGGGGTGCTGGTTGAGTTGGCTCAAACCTTGCAGCTCGAACGGGGCATCAATGTCCAGGTCTTCGTCGGCCATCTCGTAGAGGTGGTTCCAAACGCGCTGTTGCGCATCAGGTTGGTCGCGCAGAGAGGGTTGCAGTCGGAAAATAAGCTGCACAATTTGGGTGGCGCGGCGCGTACGCTCGGCCTTGTCTTCTACTTCGCGCAGGCCCTGCACCAGTTGATAGGTGCTTTGGCCGTATTCGCGCTGTAGAAGCTCGTGCTTATGTAAGGAAGGTAAGGGCATTGGAAAAGGAAAATCCTAAATGTTAGGGGTGGTAGCAGCGAATGAAGTTGCTACCCTACTTGCGAGCGGAGCGTTGGTTATATTCTCCCGCTCTGTACTACCGTAGCCAAAGCTAAGGATACGGCAGCTAATGCATCAACCAAGCACCCGCAATTTCGCAAAACTCAGCAATAACGTCTTCTCGCCGACTTCCTCGAACTGAATAATAGCTTTAGTAGAGCCCGAAACGGTTTCCAGCTTGGTCACATGGCCGAAACCAAACTTGGGATGCTCCACCCGCTGCCCGGTTTGCAGGTTGCTGGTATCAGAAGGTTGAAAATCGGCCGGGGGAGTATAGCCTTTGGCTACCGTCTTACGCGGAGGAGTGGGTAAGAGGTTGCTGCGCCGTTCGAATACGTGCCCAAACGGCGACTCACCGGGCCCGGCGCTTGGCGTGGCCGCAAACTTAAAGTCCACGAACTGCGGGTCGATTTCGTCTAGAAACCGGCTTTTCTCGCAGCTGCGCAAGTTGCCCCACTGGTACCGCGACGTGGCGTAGCTCAGCGTCAGCTTCTTTTCGGCCCGCGTGATGGCCACGTAAAACAGTCGGCGCTCTTCTTCCAAGTCGGCCCGCGAGGTAATCATCATCTGGCTCGGAAAGAGGTTTTCCTCCATGCCCACAATGTATACGTTGCGAAACTCCAGGCCTTTGGCCGAGTGAATCGTCATCATGGTTACGGTTTCGCCTTCTTGCTGCGCATCTTTGGTGTCAGCATCCGTCACGAGGGCAATGTCCTGCAGAAACGCGCC contains:
- a CDS encoding DUF4349 domain-containing protein, with amino-acid sequence MRKTVWIPLFCLLLLVSCNKEQEALSEDKLLKENVLMDVPPMMESKSEEVEAQAIVSDESFQEIPSQVKVTAAPAATRKLIYHAEVRVKVEDLDRANARMDSLTRTYGAYVSDAAETRQDGERQHQMKIRVIPGRFQAMLGSLNGLGTLVSKSLSTDDVTAEHADVSARLGTKRALEQRYVALLSQAKKISDILEIEEKIGQVRGDIEATESRLKTLNDQVAYSTITLTYFQPIALTAPDAPVISFGSRLVQSFYDGWELLTGLVLALVTAWPLLLGGALGVWGLRAWRHRRRQRAAASA
- the murA gene encoding UDP-N-acetylglucosamine 1-carboxyvinyltransferase, whose protein sequence is MAAFEVIGGNPLKGEIVPQGAKNEALQILCAVLLTSEPVTISNIPDIRDVNKLIELLRDMGVKVGKLATDTYRFQADDVHIDYLDTPEFVAQGRALRGSVMILGPMLARFGKCQLPKPGGDKIGRRPLDTHFVGLEKLGGKLTLEGLDFYRINSEGKLRGAYMLLEEASVTGTANIVMAAVLAEGTTTIYNAACEPYVQQLCKMLVRMGARINGIGSNLLTIEGVESLGGTDHRMLPDMIEIGSFIGLAAMTGSEITIKDCQITELGVIPDTFRKLGIQLEFRGDDIYIPAQDRYEISTYLDGSILTISDHTWPGLTPDLLSIVLVVAAQAKGTVLIHQKMFESRLFFVDKLIDMGAQIILCDPHRATVIGLNKRTQLHGITMTSPDIRAGVALLIAALSADGRSVIENVEQIDRGYQHIDKRLNALGAQIRRL
- a CDS encoding DUF4290 domain-containing protein, with the translated sequence MPLPSLHKHELLQREYGQSTYQLVQGLREVEDKAERTRRATQIVQLIFRLQPSLRDQPDAQQRVWNHLYEMADEDLDIDAPFELQGLSQLNQHPKPVPYPKLSPKLKAYGRSVELMVEKALTLEDPSEREQATITIGRTMKFLYRSHNKENAKDVTILKHLKDLSNGQLTLDPAQVEAQGLFEFAGGSAPVAAGGSSRAAFIVPQPRQERDGRRGNSGGGGNRRDKQRRGGKKGRQEPQQPPQ
- a CDS encoding GAF domain-containing protein; the protein is MSSTTDHSLLVTVPADEAPTATINRILEQVGKYLDADRCFLYVRDPTVGKGRIAFCWRKNDVVPNPIHDWQEDTTDLPQEDPLFRAALAARPSVFVEDVETATPDVLNRDFEHKTFGHRSLIHAHITEDKQLWGILQPCLFGQPRHWTLQERAAIEAILPTLLPVIKAYISSVNIPAKAKK
- a CDS encoding phage holin family protein yields the protein MGFILKFLLTAVITYLLAAFLPGSHIGGFTDALLLVIVLGILNAVLKPILKLLGLPITILTLGLFLLVINAAIVMIADALLSGFAVDGFISALLFSVVLSVVTAVVDMVVD